The following coding sequences lie in one Pungitius pungitius chromosome 18, fPunPun2.1, whole genome shotgun sequence genomic window:
- the si:dkeyp-72a4.1 gene encoding ras/Rap GTPase-activating protein SynGAP, whose translation MQQQERMSSDSLSDVPCPSRPWMSRGHPCEEQTARNPKWRVAGDCQMLLLSEEEVIRSLFLQERRSASCKGHLLRRTISVPVETQFPEFHSQLSTESGEKPEGIPPLQ comes from the exons ATGCAGCAGCAAGAGAGAATGTCTTCTGATTCCCTGTCAG aTGTGCCGTGTCCATCGAGACCGTGGATGTCCCGAGGACACCCCTGCGAGGAGCAGACGGCGAGGAACCCCAAGTGGCGGGTGGCGGGCGACTgtcagatgctgctgctgagcgaggaggaggtg ATCCGGTCCTTGTTTTTGCAGGAGAGGCGCTCTGCGTCGTGCAAGGGCCACCTGCTGCGACGCACCATCAGCGTTCCGGTGGAAACGCAGTTCCCAGAGTTCCACAGCCAGCTGTCCACCGAGAGCGGTGAGAAGCCCGAGGGCATTCCTCCTCTGCAgtga